Within Rhipicephalus microplus isolate Deutch F79 chromosome 9, USDA_Rmic, whole genome shotgun sequence, the genomic segment TAAAGGTGGTACCAAAACTGACCGAGTATCACATCAAGCCTCAGAAGCTTCAGGCCATGAATGTTCGCCTGGCAGCTCAAGTAAGACATTTAATATGACCTTGCTTGTCACCTGTTTCTTAGTTTATTGTAATGTGCTGAATGCTCCTGCTACATACACTTAATATTTCTTAATGTAAACATGGATTCATTGGCAAACAACATAAGTTCATCTGGCTTGCAACTCGATTAAGTGCACTCGCAATCGAACTAAAATATGAACCTCTTTTTCAGCTGTTCAGCCGCAGTGTGGCGATTGGTTTGAAAATCTACCGGCAGCTAAATGTACCCGGCTTTGATGACACTGCAGGAACTGAAAAAGTTACATCCCTGTTAAATGATCTTTTTGACATTCTGAATGCGAAGATCCCCCAGGCTGGCATAAGAAAAGGTTCCCCTAAAATTAAGGTAAGTGGTTTGTGTATTGACATTATGTGAGCAGCAAAAAAACCTTGTGATCAATTCTTATATTTCGATACACTATTCCCACTTTCTTTTGCACCATTTGTATCACTTTTGTTATAGTTTCGTAGACTATTTTTCATGCATTCACGCATAATGTTTCAGTTCCTGGAGGAATTTCTGGACATGCTGAatcagacggaagcaagaaaaaatgtCAAACTCATCGCATCAAATCAAACTGTCGAGTCCTTGCGCGTCACGTTGATGTCAGTGTTATCCATTATAGAATTCTTACACAACGAGGGTGTGAGCTACATCCTAACAGCCAAATTAAACCAGGATCCACTTGAGGTAAGAGTTCTGTTGCCGCGAGGCAACCTAAGGTGCTTACATCTATACTTTTTTTGCAGAGATTTTTTGGCCTTGTGAGGTCATTTGGAGGGGACGAAGACCATCCTACAGTGACCAAGTTTAGCCAGTTATTTAGGCTACTTTCCCTCTACACCCCTGTCAAAGTGGCTGTCAAAGGGAACTGTGAGAGCGGCAGTGATCGTGTTTTGCTTAGCGCTTTTGAAAGCCTCGGAGAAAAACGTCGTGAGGCCCTCGTTCGGAAAAGTGCAATGAAAGATAAAGTTTGGCAGCAGCTGATGTCCATACCATTCCATGCCCTCTCAAGTGATGCCGACGATCATGAATACAATGCACCATCACCAGAAGCGACCGCCTTGTATTACCTGGCAGGCTACGTGGCTTTCAAGTTGAAGAAAACTACACGCTGTGAGGTCTGCAAAGAAGATGCCCTTGGTAGGCGTGATTCACTGTCGAAGGAGGCCATACTGGTCATCGAGCGCGAATACGTCTGTGGCAGCCTTGCATACCCTTCAGAAAAACTGCTTGCGTGTGTGAGCACGGTAGAACGCACTATAAAGCATGCTAGCAAAGGCACATGTTTTGGTGACTTATTTTGGGATGTGCTGGATGCTCTAGTGAAGAGAGGCACAAATATTGTTGGCTGTTCCGAGCATGCTAATCAGCTTACTGCTCAAACAATTCACTTTTATTTAACAACTCGTATGCACTTCTTCGCACGAGCCAAATGCTTGGAGAACAGCAGTGCCGTTCGGGCACAGAGAGAGCGCAAGAAGGCAAAGCTAGTTTAACGAACTTCGCAGTAAACCTGCCGACAAATCTGTGCCGTGTACGTGTAATGAAATGTGTACGTCAGTTTTCGATCTATTCGTGAGGCGTTTtcccaccgcaaaaaaaaaaaaagacgaatagCAGTGTTTCATTCATCCAACAAAATTTACTAGTCGCCAAGTCCTCATGTTACGTAACCCCGAGTGCTATAAGTTTAAGATTTCTATTTCTTTTAGCGCGCTGAATTGTAAACTACTAATGTGGTCTTGATGCAATGGACACAGGAAGGCGCAGGGTGAAGCGATCACTTTGTCACTGCGCAAAACGGATGCCTGCGAAGTACGTACAGGCTTTTTTTCAAGTTCGTGAGTCATACAACGCGCACGAATTAAAGCGCGTGGCCTCTGTTAAATAGCGAGAGTAAAGACCAAGTACACTGTTCGCACAATTCTCACTCGGGCGCACGCAAAGGCTCACGCGACACCCTTCGCGCTAGCAGACGACTCTCGCTCTCCTAGCGCAAGGCGCGACTGCAGCGCTGCGGTGGCGGGTGCGGCGGCCGGCCGCCTTCTCCCTGGGCGCGGCGCGAGGAGTTGcggaactgaaaaagtatctataaacgttggcccagccggcgcagggcgtaaaaaatgtggcggaaatgacatcatggcggccatattcagtaggcgcaatggcggcgttgttatggttacgtgttgcgcagtgaagctggtctagcagtgagcggccgtggctggcggcggaatgtgtgcctctgccggtctcgtgctgagccgtggcggacaataccTGTGCTcggcgccgcgttattggttacgtagtgttcgtctggctgttacattactcttagcaacgtttacaaatctctttgtccatcacgcgttttcaacagtgcgtagaacaagtgcatatccatgtgtcgtgcggcggatgacgcggatgaagcagttagtgttcagcgaaatggcgttggacaccatgacgaagctgatgacgacgaacgccttgcaggtcagtgacggttgagcagtgctcctgcttgtgacaacggacgacgctgttgagcccagcaagacgccgtgaggaccatgtgcacatacgtagtttcgtgttgtgtgtgtacagtaacaacttgcatgtgcgtattaaaacaccttttctgttccgccttgtacactctccaccagcattgcatgtaatctcaacgtaacagcaaccacgttcaactgtcactagcaccgtgctctaagtcaccacggtcgcagaatgctgacgcaggtgagtttcacgcggaacacggacacagtggcaggacgctgcgtcagtcgcgtggcggaatgcaaccgtagaaggcgcacgaccgatcgtgttgtctgtacagttgctcaattaatgacgtgaaagcacccgccgttgtcagtgcatctagcgcgcgttctttcgtagttgcttcgttgtcagcgagctgttactctttgttattactcgtacgaagcgatttcgctgaaggtgtcccgctggctctgagtgatgagcccagttccattagtttcggatcgtcacgacacacgcgctgcgcagcccacgtgctttccgagcggGAGAGGGAggcgcgccttctgcttcgcattcatatgtaaacaagagaggagaatttgcctactcaatatggccgacttccggcttcattgcggcttcacaacaagtgacgtcagggcctctccttaccttttccttcctccgtgactagagggcactctagcgctgcgatcgttcagcgaccatgggagtgatgggtagtgcacacattcgcctagtcttcgtgcttgcggccggCGAATTGTACTTGCAGCTTCGTGTATTGCTAGTTACGATTTCGTTTTAAAGAAAAAggacgaacccttttgaacttcgtgatctcatttgaaaaggtaagtctataaaaataaaatgatgaaccgcaaccgctgaacatttactaatatttgtttcgtaagaacACAGCTCCaagcacacgaacacacacggatccaaaagcaggccagaagtacgaaaatcagacaaatgtgtgcactatccatcattcccatgctcactgaagcgccgtgtgttgcagctcccatagacactagcgccagagttccctctcgtGTATATTGTGGTTCCTCACAATATTAAAAAACTCTATGCTTTCAACCGCCTGCGATGAAAGCGCACCGTCATATTTCGCGTGATTTTTGTAGCAACTGAagccagatttaaaaaaaaaccaaTACACCTGTGCAAGtacaattgagaaaaaaaaaaagaaagtctaacgTCCTCAGCTGCGATACGAACCTGGGTCTTCTGAGTGCGCAGTGAGCATTCTACCCCGCAAACACTTGGGCGGAGCTGCGCGCAGttcacaaaacgacgacacattgCTGACCAcaacctactgtactcctgaccaaCGCCTCCCTAGATTTCTTGTGCCTGCCGGATAAGCGCGAAACGCCgttcatctatggcggcgctgcctacgtagaggtaagggtctttgtacttacTTTTAAGATCGGCAATTTTATCGTTTGCTACTGCTTTCAGGGGATGCCTCTATtaaaaaaagttgcttgctgatTGACGGCGTCACTTGCTTAGGGTTCATTATAATTACGTTTTAGCCTTTTCaaacttttttacgttattttgttgcatataagcacCAAAAACGTATTTAGAGGCATCCCTACGTTAGTGGCGCTACCACTGTAGTTTCGACAACCGCCGCTTCTCAAGTGACCGCCAGTCACTTGAGAATCGGCAGGCACAGGAAatcggcaggcacgggaaatctaggaggcgttgtccTGACCAGCCCAGATCGCGGCGATCTACAGAGCTGCCTGCGCTGGCTCGGATTCCGAACCTGGCCGCCTAGGGGGCGCTCGAGTTACAAATGCTTCAAGAGGAATTATGGGGAattctggacacactaggcgtggaacatgtagtcactaatctcttaaagggtatctataagggtaacaaggtagttataaagtgggaaaaacgggtatccaagcctgcagaggtaaaacgggggcttaggcaggggtgccccctgtcacccttattattcatgatgtacctacaaggattagaggcaaaattagagggaagtggactgggcttcaacctctctttagtcaaacaaggaaaacttattgatcaggcactaccagcattaatgtacgcagatgatatagtgctaatggccaacaacaaggaagatttgcagagattgatggacatctacggtaatgagggagataggttagattttagattcagtaaggaaaaatcagcagtcatgattttcaatgacaacgaaggaaGTGAGcgtagaatacaggaggtcacgctagattggattggataaacttgtatttggtcctccaaaacacagatcactgtgttgcgggcagctcccacgtggggactgagatgccaagctcctcagccgcctcgcgggcttggtggacagcccagagctgatctgccaaggacgagctgcggattgccgcctcccatctggcagaggtgatgttcgataaatgagcgaaattggtgcactgccagagcatgtgttctaatgaagctatttccccacaatgtggacaaagattacttgggtataggtcagggtacatgatgtgtaacattttcaaagtagggtacatccgcgtttgcaaaagccttaatgtaagtgcttggagccgggttagatttttgtgaggtggagggaaaatccttctagacaggtagaaatgtttagtgagctcgttgtatgttgtaagaatttcccggttatccccttcaccggtagaacgcatccccggggaggcgcggttggagagttctcgcgccgcctcgtgtgctgcttcgttgagattgggaggggaatcgttgatttgtccaaggtgagctgggaaccaactcagaagatgatgtgttatgttcttgccttgcagtattttcagcgtttgttcacagaccgtccccttggcgaacgcccgtagtgctgtcatggaatcactgtagacgacttcaatgttatccatcttgagtgctaaggcgattgctacctgttccgcaatgattgggtctttcgtcttgaccgtcgctgagttgacaacatggccagccccatcgaccaccactgccacaaacgctttcccattggcgtaggaagccgcgtcaacaaatacgacccctcgttcctcgtttgagacttgacgaagtatagtcctggccctcgctactcttcttccgacgttgtgttctggatgcatgtttcttggtataggagacactgtgatattctccctgatgttgtcggggatatcattgtaattgtgcctgattgccatattgggtgttggcccagctcctgcaggatcattctccccgaccttgttgtagataaccttgcaaactgtgctctctcttgggcttctgctatttcttcgagcgtgttgtgaatgccaagctcaagcagacgctcggtgctggtatgtatgggtaggcccaggaccttcttgataactttcctggggagcacattcagtgtctcggactctgctcttgaccagttgtgcattgctgcctcgtatgtgaactGACTTAGAACAAAaccatgcatcaacctgatgaggttgtcttccttgatcccatttcttttgttggccactctgcgtgtgaggtgcaccgcactgtctgttttccgagttaacttggctatagatttgctgttggcgccggtagactctatcagcattcccaggactttgatggagtggaccctctggatggcatccccttgatttgtacggaggtggatgtctatctgatttaacggcttccatcccctgggcttcggtccccggcgtgcagtccgataaagcaaaaattctgacttactcgaggagcacttgagcccggaagggcgaaggtagtcttctacggtgtcaatcgcctgttgcagagcgctctcaatctgccccttgcttccacctgtgcaccagatggtaatgtcatctgcgtagatgctgtgcttcaatccttcaatgctcgataatttctttgacagtccaatcatggcaatgttgaacagcattggtgaaatcactgccccttgtggcgtgccccttacTTCTAGTttgattgctgcggtctcgatatctgcaatcttcatcacggctttccgatctgtaagaaaggaccatacgtagtcatagaaggctttccctagaccaagcttggaaattgcttcgagtatgaatgagtggtggatgttgtcaaacgctttttctagatctaggcacagaatggctctcacgtctctggtttcattgtcaatgacctggtgtttgataagcttcaatgcatcttgtgtggatagccctgccctgaatccaaccatattgtgtgtatatatgtcgttatatTCCAAaaacttgtttatcctgtgcagtatggcatgttctgcgaccttgccgatacatgatgtcaaggatattggcctcaagttgtccaagttagggggctttcctggcttaggaataaagatcgtgctggccagcttccactgctctggcaccctgccttctttccatacTGAATTGaccatatccctcagggtttcaattgaatcgtcatcaaggttacgcagggccttgtttgatataccgtccgggccaggggccgacctgccgttgagatcatgcaaggctcttctgatctcctcgatgttaaagtcgccctcaagacctggatttggcgtgccctggtactgcctagttggtggtgccaatcctcttttgattgggaggtacttatgcacgagctgctggacaacttgccgttctgtagtgcgccctatctctttatgcaaaattcgagcgataacatgcttttgatttgttttggtggtgttttcgttgaggagatgctttaacatattccatgtcttgccattgcgcatctgaccatcgacggagttgcagatttcgtcccattgctgcctcgatagtgcgcgacaatgttcctcgactgatctgtttacctcagctatcttcttcctcagtcttcggttcaggcgctgacccttccaacggttcaatagtgcttgctttgcctcaagaagatgagcgagccggctatccattttttcaaccggaaaatctgtggtaatggtggaggagacggatttgatgtcatctttaatctgtttgacccactgctccaagctttgtctgtggccatcttgttccctttccatccttatcttcctgaacttatcccagtctgtgaagtgcaattctctctgctttttacgctccacggagaaggtagtggcaagaatgcagtggtcactcccaagGTCTaaagcaaggttcatc encodes:
- the LOC119179289 gene encoding transposable element P transposase, encoding MADLEEDTGKPRQVIFYKAGMKDDVYAILKSVAIHEDLTTKDGCSITAYEQLYDAEKKVEIKVVPKLTEYHIKPQKLQAMNVRLAAQLFSRSVAIGLKIYRQLNVPGFDDTAGTEKVTSLLNDLFDILNAKIPQAGIRKGSPKIKFLEEFLDMLNQTEARKNVKLIASNQTVESLRVTLMSVLSIIEFLHNEGVSYILTAKLNQDPLERFFGLVRSFGGDEDHPTVTKFSQLFRLLSLYTPVKVAVKGNCESGSDRVLLSAFESLGEKRREALVRKSAMKDKVWQQLMSIPFHALSSDADDHEYNAPSPEATALYYLAGYVAFKLKKTTRCEVCKEDALGRRDSLSKEAILVIEREYVCGSLAYPSEKLLACVSTVERTIKHASKGTCFGDLFWDVLDALVKRGTNIVGCSEHANQLTAQTIHFYLTTRMHFFARAKCLENSSAVRAQRERKKAKLV